A single Streptomyces sannanensis DNA region contains:
- a CDS encoding GOLPH3/VPS74 family protein, whose amino-acid sequence MGRSRRTLPEELLLLALDPTTGTTAQPQSLDLGLAGAQLVELALAGRIAPDGDRIAVVVPRPTGDPTLDSALELLRRRGAPVRAIHWIGGPRLGLRQTYLSHLERCGMVHAVAGQMCGVLPTTRYQATDTAISREIRARLDSAIRTGVPPDPRTAALAALAHAVGLGKHLYPGNEGRSSRSRLRDLIRHDPMGGLVAHAVMDVQNGVGGQPRRATASGPRQAAGVPMQSRRGAMARAAAH is encoded by the coding sequence ATGGGCAGGAGCCGCAGAACACTTCCGGAGGAGCTTCTGCTGCTCGCTCTGGACCCGACCACGGGTACCACAGCGCAGCCGCAGTCGCTCGACCTGGGCCTGGCCGGAGCACAGCTAGTGGAGCTGGCTCTGGCAGGCCGGATAGCCCCTGACGGGGATCGTATCGCCGTGGTCGTCCCACGGCCGACCGGAGATCCGACTCTGGACTCCGCACTGGAACTGCTGCGCAGGCGCGGCGCTCCCGTGCGGGCGATCCACTGGATCGGCGGGCCCCGGCTGGGGCTGCGCCAGACCTATCTCTCGCATCTGGAGCGGTGCGGCATGGTGCATGCCGTGGCGGGCCAGATGTGCGGGGTATTGCCGACGACTCGCTACCAGGCGACGGACACGGCCATCAGCCGGGAGATCAGGGCCCGGCTGGACTCCGCGATCCGCACCGGTGTACCGCCGGACCCGCGGACCGCGGCGCTTGCCGCGCTGGCCCATGCGGTCGGCCTCGGCAAGCATCTGTATCCCGGGAACGAGGGGCGTTCATCCCGCTCCAGGCTCCGGGATCTGATCAGGCACGACCCCATGGGCGGCCTCGTGGCGCACGCCGTGATGGACGTCCAGAACGGCGTGGGCGGTCAACCGCGCCGCGCCACCGCATCGGGACCCCGCCAGGCGGCGGGCGTGCCGATGCAGTCGCGCCGGGGGGCCATGGCCCGGGCCGCGGCCCACTGA
- a CDS encoding helix-turn-helix transcriptional regulator, whose translation MASNVNPTVRRRRLGQELRRLRELKGMTAEEVAERLLVSQSKISRLENGRRSISQRDVRDLCGVYEVDDHRIVDSLMQMAKDSRQQGWWHAFGDIPYSVYIGLETDAASLRVYEPQIVPGLLQTRQYAEALIAGALPETPGNDVEKRVQVRLRRQDRIATDDNPLRLWAVVDEAALRRVVGNEQLMRDQLEHLVEQAQLPHVTVQVLPFSMGAHPGITGHYAILEFPDTADSSVVYIEGVTSDLYLEKANDVQKYTVMYEHLRAQALNVDQSRQFIMEIAKGYTK comes from the coding sequence GTGGCGTCCAACGTCAACCCCACCGTCAGACGCCGCCGTTTGGGCCAGGAGCTGCGCCGGCTCCGCGAACTCAAGGGTATGACGGCGGAGGAGGTGGCGGAGCGGCTGCTGGTCTCCCAGTCGAAGATCAGCCGACTGGAGAACGGACGCCGCTCGATCAGCCAGCGCGATGTCCGCGATCTGTGCGGGGTGTACGAGGTCGACGACCACCGAATCGTGGACTCGTTGATGCAAATGGCCAAGGACTCCCGCCAGCAGGGCTGGTGGCACGCTTTCGGCGACATTCCGTACAGCGTCTACATCGGTCTGGAGACGGACGCGGCGAGTCTGCGCGTGTACGAGCCGCAGATCGTGCCCGGGCTGCTGCAGACCCGTCAGTACGCGGAGGCCCTCATTGCCGGCGCGCTGCCGGAGACTCCGGGCAACGACGTCGAGAAGCGGGTCCAGGTCAGACTGCGCCGCCAGGACCGGATCGCCACGGACGACAATCCGCTGCGCCTGTGGGCGGTGGTCGACGAGGCGGCACTGCGTCGAGTGGTCGGCAATGAGCAACTGATGCGGGATCAGCTGGAGCACCTGGTGGAGCAGGCGCAGCTGCCCCATGTCACGGTGCAGGTACTGCCGTTCAGCATGGGCGCGCATCCGGGAATCACCGGGCACTACGCGATCCTGGAATTCCCTGACACCGCGGACTCCAGTGTGGTCTACATCGAGGGGGTCACCAGTGACCTCTATCTGGAAAAGGCCAATGACGTACAGAAATACACGGTGATGTACGAGCATCTGCGCGCCCAGGCGCTGAACGTCGATCAGTCCCGTCAGTTCATCATGGAGATCGCCAAGGGGTACACGAAGTAG
- a CDS encoding DUF397 domain-containing protein codes for MAIHQGATDTWTKSSYSGGNGACVEVKSPVMHAVDVRDSKAPEGPSITFAPTAWSAFMGGVSGGSLDVA; via the coding sequence ATGGCAATTCATCAGGGCGCCACGGACACCTGGACCAAGTCCTCGTACTCCGGCGGAAACGGCGCATGCGTCGAGGTCAAGTCGCCGGTGATGCACGCGGTCGACGTGCGGGACTCCAAGGCCCCCGAAGGCCCCTCGATCACCTTCGCGCCCACCGCGTGGAGCGCCTTCATGGGCGGCGTGTCCGGGGGCTCCCTCGACGTCGCCTGA
- a CDS encoding ADP-ribosylglycohydrolase family protein, whose translation MSAAAAAVWGRAEQQDFRSRVRGCLLGGAIGDALGAGVAALSLEEIREAYGSQAVTDLVPAYGRRGAVTAATQMSLFTVDGLIRAQVRRDTGAWHPPTDVHRAHLRWAATQRDWGPDERRKDNGWLAHEEWLYTRRDPAPATLAGLADGRLGTLGDPKNPDARDAGALVRSAPFGLLVGWEPQLVCQLAVECAAQTHGHPVACLSAGAFAVIVHGLTRGETLDTSVQRALAELAPRPGHDPVAGALQGALGAVRQGIPGPGLVESLGDGGSAEEVLAIAVYTALVAQDVRHGLRLAVNHGGPSAATGSLCGSLLGALHGETALPPAWVAELEGRGTVLELADDFAMEMIQGPVLHSPAASTPGWLARYPRVYQELG comes from the coding sequence ATGAGCGCAGCAGCCGCAGCGGTATGGGGCCGTGCCGAGCAGCAGGACTTCCGCAGCAGAGTCCGCGGATGTCTGCTGGGCGGTGCCATCGGTGACGCGCTGGGCGCGGGTGTCGCCGCGCTCTCCCTGGAGGAGATCAGGGAGGCGTACGGGTCGCAGGCCGTGACCGACCTGGTGCCCGCCTACGGCAGGCGGGGCGCCGTCACCGCCGCCACCCAGATGTCCCTGTTCACCGTCGACGGGCTGATCCGCGCGCAGGTGCGCCGGGACACCGGTGCCTGGCATCCGCCGACCGATGTGCACCGGGCGCATCTGCGCTGGGCCGCCACCCAGCGCGACTGGGGGCCGGACGAACGCCGCAAGGACAACGGCTGGCTGGCCCATGAGGAATGGCTCTACACCCGGCGTGACCCCGCCCCCGCGACTCTCGCCGGTCTTGCCGACGGCCGGCTCGGCACGCTCGGCGACCCCAAGAACCCCGATGCCCGGGACGCGGGCGCCCTGGTGCGTTCCGCGCCCTTCGGGCTGCTCGTGGGCTGGGAGCCGCAGCTGGTGTGCCAGCTCGCCGTGGAGTGCGCGGCGCAGACGCACGGGCACCCGGTCGCCTGTCTCTCGGCGGGTGCCTTCGCCGTAATCGTGCACGGCCTGACGCGCGGCGAGACCCTGGACACCTCCGTGCAACGGGCCCTGGCCGAGCTCGCCCCGCGCCCTGGGCACGACCCGGTGGCCGGCGCGCTCCAGGGTGCGCTGGGAGCCGTACGGCAGGGCATCCCCGGTCCCGGGCTCGTCGAGTCGCTCGGCGACGGCGGCAGCGCGGAGGAGGTGCTCGCCATCGCCGTGTACACCGCGCTGGTCGCCCAGGACGTCCGCCACGGTCTGCGTCTCGCCGTCAACCACGGAGGGCCCTCCGCCGCCACCGGCTCCCTCTGCGGCAGCCTGCTCGGCGCCCTGCACGGCGAGACCGCCCTGCCGCCCGCCTGGGTGGCCGAGCTCGAGGGCCGTGGCACGGTGCTGGAGCTTGCCGACGACTTCGCGATGGAGATGATCCAGGGTCCGGTCCTGCACAGCCCGGCCGCCTCCACGCCAGGCTGGCTGGCCCGCTATCCGCGCGTCTACCAGGAGCTCGGCTAG
- a CDS encoding bifunctional FO biosynthesis protein CofGH, with amino-acid sequence MTDQQPGRPTANSMRRALRRARDGVALDAAEAAVLLQARGEDLKDLAASAARVRDAGLEAAGRPGVITYSRKVFIPLTRLCRDKCHYCTFVTVPGKLRRAGHGMYLSPDEVLEIARQGAELGCKEALFTLGDRPEDRWPEAREWLDAHGYDDTLAYVRAMAIRVLEETGLLPHLNPGVMSWTDLQRLKPVAPSMGMMLETTATRLWSGPGGPHHGSPDKEPAVRLRVLEDAGRSNVPFTTGVLIGIGETYEERADAFFELRRLQRSYHGIQEVIVQNFRAKPDTAMRGMPDAELEELAAAIAVTRHILGPSARIQAPPNLVDQQYALLIGAGIDDWGGVSPLTPDHVNPERPWPHIDELAGRTAAAGFELRERLTVYPEFIRRGEPWLDPRLLPHVRALADPETGLALEDVKPAGLPWQEPEEGFASSGRTDLHRTIDTQGRTSDRRDDFDEVYGDWEALREQAAPGMAPQRIDTDVRTALTQAADDPEKLTDDQALALLHADGPALDALCRIADELRRDVVGDDVTYIVTRNINFTNVCYTGCRFCAFAQRRTDADAYTLSLKEVADRAAQAWDVGAVEVCMQGGIHPDLPGTAYFDIARAVKERVPGMHVHAFSPMEVVNGATRTGLSIREWLTAAKEAGLDSIPGTAAEILDDEVRWVLTKGKLPTATWIEVIKTAHELGIRSSSTMMYGHVDQPRHWLGHFRTLARIQQETEGFTEFVTLPFIHTNAPVYLAGIARPGPTIRDNRAVTAMARLLLHPHITNIQTSWVKLGTEGAAEMLRSGANDVGGTLMEETISRMAGSGYGSYRSVKDLVAIAEAAGRPARPRTTLYGEVPGERRRAAAASDGHLPELLPLLTD; translated from the coding sequence ATGACTGACCAGCAGCCCGGACGGCCCACTGCCAACTCCATGCGCCGCGCCCTGCGTCGGGCCCGCGACGGTGTCGCGCTCGATGCCGCCGAGGCCGCGGTGCTGCTCCAGGCGCGCGGTGAGGACCTGAAAGATCTCGCCGCGTCCGCCGCCCGGGTCAGGGACGCGGGGCTGGAGGCCGCCGGGCGGCCGGGAGTGATCACGTACTCCCGGAAGGTCTTCATTCCGCTGACCCGGCTGTGCCGGGACAAGTGCCACTACTGCACGTTCGTGACCGTGCCGGGGAAGCTGCGGCGCGCCGGTCACGGGATGTACCTGTCGCCGGACGAGGTCCTGGAGATCGCCCGGCAGGGGGCGGAACTGGGCTGCAAGGAGGCGCTGTTCACCCTTGGCGACCGGCCGGAGGACCGGTGGCCGGAGGCGCGCGAGTGGCTGGACGCGCATGGCTACGACGACACGCTCGCGTACGTACGGGCCATGGCGATCCGGGTGCTGGAGGAGACAGGACTGCTGCCGCATCTCAACCCGGGGGTCATGTCGTGGACGGACCTTCAGCGGCTGAAGCCGGTCGCGCCGTCGATGGGCATGATGCTGGAGACCACCGCGACCCGGCTGTGGTCCGGGCCGGGCGGCCCGCACCACGGCTCCCCGGACAAGGAGCCCGCGGTGCGGCTGCGCGTGCTGGAGGACGCGGGGCGGTCCAACGTCCCGTTCACCACGGGTGTGCTGATCGGCATCGGGGAGACCTACGAGGAGCGGGCGGACGCCTTCTTCGAGCTGCGCCGCCTCCAGCGGTCGTACCACGGCATCCAGGAAGTCATCGTGCAGAACTTCCGCGCCAAGCCGGACACGGCGATGCGCGGAATGCCGGACGCGGAGCTGGAGGAGCTGGCCGCGGCGATCGCAGTGACCCGGCACATCCTGGGGCCGAGCGCGCGTATCCAGGCGCCGCCGAACCTGGTCGACCAGCAGTACGCGCTGCTCATCGGCGCCGGCATCGACGACTGGGGCGGGGTGTCGCCGCTGACGCCGGACCATGTGAACCCCGAGCGACCCTGGCCGCACATCGACGAGCTGGCCGGGAGGACCGCGGCGGCCGGTTTCGAGCTGCGTGAACGGCTCACCGTCTACCCGGAGTTCATCCGTCGCGGCGAGCCCTGGCTGGACCCGCGGCTGCTGCCGCACGTGCGGGCCCTGGCGGATCCGGAGACCGGGCTGGCCCTGGAAGACGTGAAGCCCGCGGGGCTGCCCTGGCAGGAGCCCGAGGAGGGGTTCGCATCCTCCGGGCGTACGGATCTGCACCGCACGATCGACACGCAGGGCCGTACCTCCGACCGGCGCGACGACTTCGACGAGGTGTACGGCGACTGGGAGGCCCTGCGCGAGCAGGCTGCCCCGGGTATGGCGCCGCAGCGCATCGACACGGATGTACGGACCGCCCTCACGCAGGCCGCCGACGACCCGGAGAAGCTCACGGACGACCAGGCGCTCGCCCTGCTCCACGCGGACGGGCCCGCACTGGACGCACTGTGCCGTATCGCGGACGAGCTGCGCCGGGACGTCGTCGGCGACGACGTGACGTACATCGTCACCCGGAACATCAACTTCACCAATGTCTGCTACACCGGCTGCCGTTTCTGTGCCTTCGCGCAGCGCCGCACCGACGCCGACGCCTACACCCTCTCCCTGAAGGAGGTCGCGGACCGGGCGGCCCAGGCCTGGGACGTGGGCGCGGTCGAGGTGTGCATGCAGGGCGGCATCCACCCGGACCTGCCGGGCACCGCGTACTTCGACATCGCACGGGCCGTGAAGGAACGTGTGCCGGGCATGCATGTGCACGCCTTCTCCCCGATGGAGGTCGTCAACGGCGCCACCCGCACCGGTCTGTCCATCCGCGAATGGCTCACGGCCGCGAAGGAGGCCGGCCTGGACTCCATCCCGGGCACGGCTGCCGAGATCCTCGACGACGAGGTCCGCTGGGTCCTCACCAAGGGCAAACTGCCCACGGCGACCTGGATCGAGGTCATCAAGACGGCTCATGAGCTGGGCATACGTTCCTCCTCCACGATGATGTACGGCCATGTGGACCAGCCCCGCCACTGGCTGGGCCACTTCCGCACGCTGGCCCGCATCCAGCAGGAGACCGAAGGCTTCACCGAGTTCGTGACGCTTCCGTTCATCCACACCAACGCCCCGGTGTACCTGGCAGGTATCGCCCGCCCGGGCCCGACCATCCGTGACAACCGGGCCGTCACCGCCATGGCCCGGCTGCTGCTCCACCCCCACATCACCAACATCCAGACCAGCTGGGTGAAGCTCGGCACGGAGGGCGCGGCCGAGATGCTCCGCTCCGGCGCGAACGACGTCGGCGGCACCCTGATGGAGGAGACCATCTCCCGGATGGCGGGCTCCGGTTACGGCTCGTACCGTTCGGTCAAGGACCTGGTCGCCATCGCGGAGGCGGCCGGCCGCCCGGCCCGGCCGCGTACGACGCTGTACGGCGAGGTGCCGGGGGAGCGGCGGCGAGCGGCCGCCGCCTCGGACGGACATCTTCCGGAGCTGCTGCCTCTGCTGACGGACTGA
- a CDS encoding LLM class F420-dependent oxidoreductase: MRISTTVFLTDETITPVRLARELEQRGFAGLYLPEHTHIPVARDTPNPAGGELPREYGRTLDPFVALGQAAAVTERLALGTGITLVAQHDPIVLAKQIATLDHLSGGRFTLGVGFGWNKEEAADHGVKWSTRRPLGAERLALMRALWAEEPTAYKGEFGSVRASYAYPKPAGGAPRTLIGGAAGPELFAFIAEHGDGWLPIGGRGLTETMPVLREAWEAAGRDPRALEVVPYAVRPTPGKLAHYAELGIEEVVVQLPPGDESTVLRALDDCAQHV, encoded by the coding sequence ATGCGGATCTCCACCACCGTCTTCCTGACCGACGAGACCATCACCCCGGTCCGCCTCGCCCGGGAGCTGGAACAACGGGGCTTCGCAGGCCTGTATCTGCCGGAGCACACTCATATCCCGGTCGCCCGGGACACCCCGAACCCGGCCGGCGGTGAACTGCCGCGCGAGTACGGCCGCACCCTCGACCCCTTCGTCGCGCTGGGCCAGGCGGCGGCCGTGACCGAACGCCTCGCGTTGGGCACCGGCATCACGCTGGTCGCCCAGCACGATCCGATCGTGCTGGCCAAGCAGATCGCGACCCTGGACCACCTCTCCGGCGGACGTTTCACGCTCGGCGTCGGCTTCGGCTGGAACAAGGAGGAGGCCGCCGACCACGGTGTGAAGTGGTCCACGAGGCGGCCACTGGGCGCGGAGCGGCTGGCGCTGATGCGGGCGCTGTGGGCCGAGGAGCCCACCGCCTACAAGGGTGAGTTCGGGTCCGTCCGGGCCAGTTACGCGTACCCCAAGCCGGCCGGGGGTGCGCCGCGCACCCTGATCGGCGGTGCGGCGGGGCCGGAGCTGTTCGCGTTCATCGCGGAGCACGGCGACGGCTGGCTGCCGATCGGCGGCCGGGGGCTGACGGAGACGATGCCGGTGCTGCGCGAGGCCTGGGAGGCGGCGGGCCGCGATCCGCGGGCGCTCGAGGTCGTGCCGTACGCGGTGCGGCCGACGCCGGGCAAGCTGGCCCACTACGCGGAGCTGGGCATCGAGGAGGTCGTGGTGCAGCTGCCGCCGGGTGACGAGTCGACGGTGCTGCGGGCCCTGGACGACTGTGCACAGCATGTGTGA
- a CDS encoding CehA/McbA family metallohydrolase: MADAGAIGRRGLLVTGAATALTLGNVSFANAAPADGEETRVVRGTLPPGSPDYVHLPVEVPRGVREIHVSYRYEHPPVPAGTQGNALDIGIFDERGTDLGGPGFRGWSGGARTEFFLRADAATPGYIAGPVGAGTWTVLLGPYTVAPQGLDYEVTITLRFGASAATPEPVYPSQRARGRGRAWYRGDCHLHSVHSDGRRTPAEIAAAARAAGLDFINTSEHNTHSAHSAWQGLWGDDLLVLTGEEVTTRNGHVLALGTDPGTFIDWRYRARDNRFGRFARDIRRTGGLVVPAHPHAACIGCNWKFGFGEADAVEVWNGPYTPDDEVSLHDWDNTLVAAVRGGRRWIPAMGNSDAHREHRAVGHPQTVVLADDLTREAILDGIRAGRSYVAESSTVSLTFTATDGRGRHAGIGERLETDKDTPVTLRLDVTGAPGCTARFVTDQGLLHTAPLPAWGTGTAEWHTTAAYASYVRAEVRHARLLPGRPGPMAAFTNPVFLGAVAR; encoded by the coding sequence CTGGCGGACGCCGGAGCGATCGGACGGCGCGGCCTGCTCGTGACGGGGGCGGCCACCGCGCTTACGTTGGGCAATGTGAGCTTCGCGAACGCCGCCCCGGCCGACGGCGAGGAGACCCGGGTCGTGCGCGGCACGCTGCCACCCGGGTCGCCCGACTATGTGCACCTGCCCGTCGAGGTCCCCCGGGGGGTACGGGAGATCCATGTCTCGTACCGCTACGAGCATCCGCCCGTGCCCGCCGGCACCCAGGGCAACGCCCTCGACATCGGCATCTTCGACGAACGCGGCACGGACCTCGGCGGCCCCGGCTTCCGCGGCTGGTCCGGGGGCGCCCGCACCGAGTTCTTCCTCCGGGCCGACGCCGCCACCCCCGGCTACATCGCGGGCCCGGTCGGGGCAGGCACCTGGACCGTCCTGCTCGGCCCCTACACCGTCGCGCCCCAGGGCCTCGACTACGAGGTGACGATCACCCTCCGCTTCGGCGCGTCCGCCGCCACACCGGAGCCCGTATACCCGTCACAGCGCGCCAGGGGCCGTGGCCGCGCCTGGTACCGCGGTGACTGCCACCTCCACTCGGTCCACTCCGACGGCCGCCGCACCCCCGCCGAGATCGCCGCCGCCGCCCGCGCCGCCGGCCTCGACTTCATCAACACCAGCGAGCACAACACCCACTCCGCGCACAGCGCCTGGCAGGGCCTGTGGGGCGACGACCTGCTCGTCCTCACCGGTGAGGAGGTCACCACCCGCAACGGCCATGTCCTCGCACTCGGCACCGACCCCGGCACCTTCATCGACTGGCGCTACCGCGCCCGCGACAACCGCTTCGGCCGCTTCGCCCGTGACATCCGCCGCACCGGCGGCCTCGTCGTCCCCGCCCATCCGCATGCCGCCTGCATCGGCTGCAACTGGAAGTTCGGTTTCGGCGAGGCCGACGCCGTCGAGGTGTGGAACGGCCCGTACACCCCCGACGACGAGGTCTCCCTCCACGACTGGGACAACACCCTCGTCGCCGCCGTACGCGGCGGCCGCCGCTGGATCCCCGCCATGGGCAACAGCGACGCCCACCGCGAACACCGGGCCGTCGGCCACCCGCAGACCGTCGTCCTCGCCGACGACCTCACCCGCGAGGCGATCCTCGACGGCATCCGGGCCGGCCGCTCCTACGTCGCCGAGTCCTCCACCGTCTCGCTGACCTTCACGGCCACGGACGGCCGCGGACGCCACGCCGGCATCGGCGAACGCCTGGAGACCGACAAGGACACCCCCGTGACCCTACGGCTCGACGTCACCGGCGCCCCAGGCTGCACCGCCCGGTTCGTCACCGACCAGGGCCTGCTCCACACCGCGCCGCTGCCCGCCTGGGGCACGGGTACGGCGGAGTGGCACACCACGGCCGCATACGCGTCGTACGTACGGGCCGAGGTGCGGCACGCGCGCCTGCTGCCCGGACGGCCCGGCCCGATGGCCGCCTTCACGAATCCCGTGTTCCTGGGCGCCGTGGCGCGCTGA
- a CDS encoding APC family permease translates to MTELATRPAADHTVGGIEAPGAADNGVRDKGLGGNSVGLLGSAVIGVSTVAPVYCLTSTLGSTAGEVGLQMPAIFLAGFLPMLLVAFAYRELNKVMPDCGTSFTWTVKAFGPKVGWMCGWGLVIATIIVLSNLAGVATSFFWLLAGEITGSDQIAALDGNKAVHIITCLTFIAVATAISYRGMTATKGVQYALVGLQLAVLAIFVVMALQKADSGAFTTGVDFSWSWLNPFAVESFATFTAGLSLSIFMYWGWDACLTTNEETTGSTKTPGRAALIAMLVLVGSYLATGIAAQMAVGSGDKGLGLANPETSDNVFAALAGPIMGPVLGIALFVAVLASAAASLQTTFIPVARTVLAMSAYEALPASFARVNPRFKTPGKATVIAGVGTGVFYTVMTLLSEHVLVDTIYALGLMICFYYALTAFACAWYFRNELFRSARDFVFKGLFPALGGILLTAVFGKTLYDMWNPAYGSGSAVFGVGSVFVIGVGLLLAGVVVMLVMQRRSPAFFRGEVLTKDTPSLIVAD, encoded by the coding sequence ATGACTGAACTGGCGACACGGCCTGCGGCCGACCACACGGTAGGGGGCATCGAAGCCCCGGGCGCCGCCGACAATGGTGTGCGTGACAAGGGTCTCGGTGGCAACTCCGTGGGCCTCCTGGGCAGTGCCGTCATCGGCGTGTCCACCGTCGCCCCCGTCTACTGCCTGACCTCCACCCTCGGCAGCACGGCGGGTGAGGTCGGGCTGCAGATGCCCGCCATCTTCCTGGCCGGCTTCCTGCCGATGCTGCTGGTCGCCTTCGCGTACCGCGAGCTCAACAAGGTCATGCCGGACTGCGGCACCTCCTTCACCTGGACCGTGAAGGCCTTCGGCCCGAAGGTCGGCTGGATGTGCGGCTGGGGCCTGGTCATCGCGACGATCATCGTGCTGTCGAACCTCGCCGGTGTCGCGACCTCGTTCTTCTGGCTGCTGGCCGGTGAGATCACGGGCAGCGACCAGATCGCCGCCCTGGACGGCAACAAGGCCGTCCACATCATCACCTGTCTCACGTTCATCGCCGTCGCGACCGCGATCAGCTACCGCGGCATGACGGCGACGAAGGGTGTGCAGTACGCCCTGGTGGGCCTCCAGCTCGCGGTCCTTGCGATCTTCGTGGTCATGGCCCTTCAGAAGGCCGACAGTGGCGCGTTCACCACGGGAGTGGACTTCTCCTGGTCCTGGCTGAACCCGTTCGCCGTCGAGTCCTTCGCCACCTTCACGGCCGGCCTGTCGCTGTCGATCTTCATGTACTGGGGCTGGGACGCCTGCCTGACCACCAACGAGGAGACCACCGGCAGCACCAAGACCCCCGGACGCGCCGCCCTGATCGCGATGCTCGTCCTGGTCGGCTCCTACCTGGCCACCGGCATCGCCGCCCAGATGGCCGTCGGCTCCGGCGACAAGGGCCTCGGCCTGGCCAACCCGGAGACCTCGGACAACGTCTTCGCCGCCCTCGCCGGTCCGATCATGGGCCCGGTGCTCGGTATCGCGCTCTTCGTCGCCGTCCTCGCGTCGGCCGCGGCCAGCCTGCAGACCACCTTCATCCCGGTCGCCCGTACGGTCCTGGCGATGTCCGCGTACGAGGCCCTGCCGGCCTCCTTCGCCCGGGTCAACCCCCGCTTCAAGACCCCCGGCAAGGCCACGGTCATCGCAGGTGTCGGCACCGGCGTCTTCTACACGGTCATGACCCTGCTCAGCGAGCACGTCCTGGTCGACACGATCTACGCGCTCGGCCTGATGATCTGCTTCTACTACGCGCTGACCGCCTTCGCCTGCGCCTGGTACTTCCGCAACGAGCTGTTCCGCTCCGCCCGTGACTTCGTCTTCAAGGGCCTCTTCCCGGCCCTGGGCGGCATCCTGCTCACCGCGGTCTTCGGCAAGACCCTCTACGACATGTGGAACCCGGCCTACGGCTCCGGCTCCGCGGTCTTCGGCGTCGGCTCGGTCTTCGTGATCGGCGTGGGCCTGCTGCTGGCCGGCGTGGTGGTCATGCTGGTGATGCAGCGCCGCAGCCCGGCCTTCTTCCGCGGCGAGGTCCTGACGAAGGACACCCCGTCCCTGATCGTCGCGGACTGA